In Elusimicrobiota bacterium, one DNA window encodes the following:
- a CDS encoding response regulator, with the protein MNELTDMRGLYREILRDRRRELEEGLGKWRAAPETHEEELRRLAHKIAGSGSAFGFPRITEAARAAEHAPPGEVGGPVDELLAAMNAVLESQRRCPVLVVAPDSAWLTEFESRLASSGRPVLRARSAGEAGPLLNGEEVALIVLDLLLPDQDGRRFLAELREDGLNSCVPVFVLAAHVNDDLRNECLAYGSVRCFQKPVPVPTLVQAIDEKVKAKPENDSAVEGFLGRVGLTRLYHRAEMLRRGLQTPWSLAMIEADGDPGIGDDRLGPLLQHQIQGGGAVGRWEERRYVVLFLEQGMDRAEELLQALLERTRRESPPIFFRAGLVNLIDNLSIEEAVARAGTVLRQTTADGAARFARFQEQSTVARKTILLAEDDELVVALVRHRLEREGFSIRCFSDGAEAFQSAASIQPHLMILDVKMPGMDGFELLERLRAQPIFERTPVLMLTSMGDESNVVKGLALGADDYILKPFSPVELVARVHRHLRAR; encoded by the coding sequence ATGAACGAACTTACCGACATGCGGGGATTGTACCGGGAGATCCTCCGGGATCGACGCCGGGAATTGGAAGAGGGTTTGGGGAAATGGCGCGCCGCCCCGGAAACCCACGAGGAGGAACTCCGGCGTTTGGCCCACAAAATCGCCGGGTCGGGAAGCGCCTTCGGATTCCCGCGCATCACGGAGGCGGCGCGGGCGGCGGAGCACGCGCCGCCGGGGGAGGTGGGAGGCCCCGTGGATGAACTGTTGGCGGCCATGAACGCCGTTTTGGAAAGCCAACGGCGTTGTCCGGTGTTGGTGGTGGCGCCGGATTCCGCTTGGTTGACGGAATTTGAATCCCGGTTGGCGTCGTCCGGGCGTCCGGTGCTTCGCGCCCGGAGCGCCGGGGAAGCGGGGCCGCTCTTGAACGGCGAGGAGGTGGCCCTGATTGTCCTGGACCTCCTTCTTCCGGACCAGGACGGTCGGCGTTTTTTGGCCGAACTCCGGGAGGACGGATTGAACAGTTGCGTTCCCGTGTTCGTGCTCGCGGCCCACGTCAACGACGATTTGCGCAACGAGTGCCTGGCCTACGGTTCCGTTCGATGCTTTCAGAAGCCGGTCCCCGTCCCGACGCTGGTCCAGGCCATCGATGAGAAAGTGAAGGCCAAACCCGAAAACGACTCCGCGGTGGAAGGGTTCCTGGGACGGGTCGGATTGACCCGACTCTATCACCGCGCCGAAATGCTGCGGCGCGGCCTCCAAACCCCCTGGTCCCTGGCGATGATTGAAGCCGACGGCGACCCCGGGATCGGCGACGATCGCCTCGGTCCCCTTCTGCAACACCAGATTCAAGGCGGCGGCGCCGTTGGGCGCTGGGAAGAACGCCGATACGTGGTCCTGTTTCTGGAGCAGGGAATGGACCGGGCCGAGGAATTGCTTCAAGCGTTGTTGGAGCGGACGCGGCGGGAATCGCCGCCCATCTTTTTTCGAGCGGGTTTGGTCAATCTGATCGACAACCTTTCCATTGAAGAGGCGGTGGCGCGGGCCGGCACGGTGTTGCGTCAGACAACCGCCGATGGGGCGGCCCGGTTCGCCCGGTTTCAGGAACAATCCACGGTGGCGCGAAAAACCATTCTGTTGGCCGAAGACGACGAATTGGTGGTGGCCTTGGTTCGCCATCGCCTGGAACGGGAAGGCTTTTCGATCCGGTGTTTCAGCGACGGCGCGGAAGCATTCCAAAGCGCGGCGTCCATCCAACCGCACTTGATGATTTTGGACGTGAAAATGCCCGGCATGGACGGTTTCGAGTTGCTCGAACGGTTGCGGGCCCAGCCGATCTTTGAGCGAACGCCCGTTCTCATGCTGACCTCCATGGGGGACGAATCCAACGTGGTGAAGGGGTTGGCCCTGGGGGCCGACGATTACATCTTAAAGCCGTTTTCTCCCGTGGAATTGGTGGCGCGGGTTCATCGGCATCTCCGGGCGCGGTGA